The Magnolia sinica isolate HGM2019 chromosome 3, MsV1, whole genome shotgun sequence genome includes the window CTGGGAGAGCACAATACAGTTTGAAAGGATCTTTAGATGTTGGAATCAATACACAACAGTGCAAGGCAATCTGCATTTAATGCACTAGTGTCTAACGACATGACCAAAGGTAAGTGTAGGAACTGGGAAATTCCTATTTCCCAACAATTCGAACTCTTTTATGAGTAGGGATAATGCATCAAGTTCAGCTAAGTTGGACCATAGGTTATTGTCCACCCAGTGGACAACTTCTAACCTGTcatgcatgcaacatccaacttgtccaaaaggtgggcctaccatgaggagCACCTTGTACAAAAATCAGCACAATCCATGCATCAGATGAACCCTATATGTATAGATGCCCTAACCCATAATTCAGGctggtcccacatgcatgttgactgtttgggaccacatgaagaaacttgatttgtatacgaaaatatcatgtgtttggtcaagcacatattgtctatttgaaagggaaaaaaagagacgagaaaatgtacccatttaaatagatatccatggtttagattccatgtatatgagagattcatgccaaagatcctagcaaccaatgaataaatagagaGGCAAACAATTCCAGAGCTAGGGAAGAGCTCTAGGTGTAATGGAAAAGAACAAAAGATAAATAGATCCCCAAACATGCATTGCAACTAAAACAAATACTGTTAGTAGTAAAATGCAAGAATTTGGAGATCAAACTAAAGAAAAGAATCCAATGCATGTGTAGTTCATTACCAATGTCCTTGTAAAATCTCACCTGAATCAGTTGATTTCAATGACTGTCaagttggggaaaaaaaaaaaccatgattgtCAATTGCATTAACATCTTCAGTTTTGCCATAACCATCACCATTGGAGTTAGCCATGTATGCTGTAAAAGATACAAAACTTAAAAATGCCCACAGAAGTGCTTAATGCAAGTGCAAGGGATGATATTAGACTAAAAAAAATCCCAGATAACTTTGGaatgaaaaaataaggaaaaaaatagaaaattcaatcACATAAACCGAACACTTGCAACCGTCCATCACACAAATcacattaaaagaagaaaaaataaacattaaactatctattcatttcctaccaaaacatgccaggttggtatttgttaaatctgaattccaaagtatgaatctgaagttggaaaactaatggtgaatggatgtttggtttatccaaaaggtatccaatttgaagctgaaaggcataaaaagtacatcttccaagttcttttactcgGTCTTTCACTCAAAACAAAATGTTTACTATTgatcctagtattatctactacatactagtaacatacaaccaatattggggcaccataccataagctacaaaatttcatgtccccctaagcaaggcatcctccattgataacatatacatatatataataagttttttttttttttcatttacattcacaaatacattcatcatccatcaaactattaacaacatttacaaaaaataaaatatatcgaaccaactcttaataataatttgcaacttaacctgctgggaaccgttatgcaccgtaatgtcttacggcagagcgggttctaaggagttacaagttgaccctaacgacagcatataaatgaagcgataaagatataaatgatttgagattaattaaaggtttcgagaacttacatccacctcgctcttattgccaagtagtcctgatgaaaatgcatccacactacgagaagggaaaaaaaaattgtggctgcaccgatacggtctagtatgaacggctgcctacgtacccaatgtttggaagattgggatcaagccactacgtagttcttaatatttaaatcagaacattttacgcataagcaaagaaaaaattaaaataaatcataatagaaatatgtgtaccttctgtcacgcataagaagatgaaaagctgaaacaaatcactagattagtcaagcaaaactactaaataattcaagataaagatttagtcaaataatatccaaaataacctcaaacacaatccatgtcctgaccaaattacaaaaatatattcttgacttaggaaaagttttaagtaaactcctttaatatctatgttttcGTCAGCACTCTAGGCCAAATGAGAACACCCACGTTGCAATCGGCTAACGTCTTCTCAATGTCACCAAACACATTCGCACTGGGAACTTCAACGACATCCaatataactttgatgaaatctgaAGGGATGCCTGCATTATCTCTAATCAGACGCCCACGTGCAACAACTCGACTACAAATATCTGTCAAATGACAGATTTGTTCCACCCGTAGAagtgaaggtggaggtggagctgACTCATCACGATGACTTGAGGTATCGCCAGATCGAAAAAACACCTacaagaaataatttttattattttcatggataaaatagtaactgtacattattcttttattgttaaaATACCTGAGAACCAGCAGTGCCTGGAGAGCATTGCATTGGTTGAACTGGAGTATTTATTTGATTCTGAACTTCAAGCAAACGTTCTCCAATGGTCAATATCATGTCCTTGCACTCGTTGATCTTGTTTTCCATTTGCTCTTTTAATACAATCATCGATGCTTTAACCTCAGCAATTTCGccctttccttctctaatttcattaatgtaaggggttgaagcaataatggtagtttttgcaatatgacccaaccccctacacgtcctcttttatcaagaccacaaacctaaatgataatcaaccattattagtaatgcatgtatattagtaacaaaaaatgttcagaaagctaagtatgtcaaagtgaagagaatgaatgaaaaacctgTGCAACCGGGTCGTGatttaaatcattatgtataCAAGCCGGGTCATTGGCAACtatgtcttttattttttccgtTATGATGCTCAGCTCCTGTGAAGAGAGAGACCCATCGGATCTAGTATGAGTTGCCAGAAACAAttcagttcttgtgatttgagtatctggatttttttgttgctgtaatttacaatgagaaatcatgttaattattctgtattcttaaattggattaaaagaaattaaagttatattaaaaacttacaatcaactctGCCGTCCTAGCAGATCCCCATCGCCTAGTCGTGTGAGGGAACTTCATTTCGCTTCTGgattcctttccctttccacgACGAGACTTTGCCTCTTCTGTAGATTCGTAATCAACGAATTTGGCCCAATCTTCTAGCTTTATGCTATTAGGGCAATTTTTTTTCCTGTCTCCATCATTATCATACATATCCAGGACAGTTCCTCGTAATCGGTTCTTCCAATCCTTCCACATATCATTAGCACGCTTAATTATGGCAGTTTTACAGCTGTCACTGTCGTCAACATCATATTTAGCCTACATATTTCATTAAAAAAGGCAATTAGTCaacaacaattatattataaatattagaaagtaaaactcatgtatttaAATGCTTACCAAAACAGTTGACCAAACATTATCCTTGATGGTATCTGGCACAAGCCGCCAGTCTTTGTATGCAATTGGACAATGAGTCCTGACCACATTTTCTAGAAATGGGGtgaattgatttttgttatctccagTAATCTCTCCAACTGGACTAATTAAAACTTTTATCTTTGTGGTGCTTCCTGGGGTAGAACTAGAAGGCCCTACATACgacataatttttttaaaaaaattaagattattagtcatttaatATGTTGCTATATATAATAAAGAGATGACACTATACACATGCATAAGTTTTTACtgaatttagaaaaaatgaaaagaaaaataatctaATACAGTAAAAGTAGTTAAATTTATTTCAACCTGATATTGAACTTGATCAGTTTCTTTTTCGCTTCTGAATACGTGGGTTACTTGATACAATTTCTATATATGACCCTTCTTGTATATCTTCACTAGTTGGGTCATACAGATCATCTAGTAAGGAAGGGCTCGAGGAACCTGCAGTCAACCTAGCCTCAAACACTAGCGAAtcctcaaatgcatatgcatcttttgTTAGTCGCTTCGGAACATCTAATACAACATACCAGTCATCTCTTGTCGGATCCTTGCAATAGAAGACTTGATCTGCCTGAGATGCATGTATAAATGGCTCATCCTCTTCCTTGATATTCCTTCTAAACCTTCTCAGgttaacaaatatcagatttgttTCAAGATCTACATAACATCCATTTGAAGTATCTTcgatatgcacccaatcacagtagaacaatgttatcttaaaggtgaagtagtttaattcaagaatttgtctaatgatacCATAGTAGGTGGCTTCCTGTTCTACCAAGTTCTTATCCCTGGCACTCGCCCTGAACATAGTTAAGGCTTTCATAGAGACTCCGCTGTTTTGTGTTGTCAAGTTTTTTTCAGAGTCTGATGTGCAAAAAATatatccatttactgagtatGTACTGTATGATGTGGCATCGTAGCTAGGACTAGTAGCGATTCTCTTAAATTGTGACATTTCTTCATTCTCTAATTGTTCCCTTAACCAAGCATTGTAGTCTACTTCTTTTTGTACTGACGGATTGCCCCTCCTGTTTTGTCCCTTACGTGTTTGGCCATGAATGTATTCATTGTACTTCCTACAattcacatataatataatatatgaattGAACTTTTTACTTTACATGGTACAATTTAAAAACATCAAGGATAGAAACATAGACTTTTGTCAACTTACCCCAGCCATTGAGCATTTTCAGCGTGATGTTGTAATACCCATCTGCGTGCTTGTTGATATTACACATTAGTAAgaaaacttttttcttttttatcgaTTTGGAAATTATCGGCATTATCATCACCCTCATCATAGAatatctttttcactctcttatgGCTTCCTAACATCTTATTAGGCATGTAGTCCATGCAGTACATCATGGACTCTTCCAGTATGTAACGTTCAACAATACAACCCTCTGGATAAGTTTGATTTGTCACATACTttttgtatgttctcatcatcctatacacattaaaattagatatggatataaattttaaaaaaaaatgaaaaaaaaagttgataaattctgataattaatgttacctctcaaaaggatacatccaacgatatctGACAGGTCCACAAAGTTGTGCTTTCTCTGCTAAGTGCACCACTAGGTGTGTCATAGGAACAAAAAAAGATGGGGAAAAATATTTTTCGAATACACATAATATTTctactatttttttttcatattttgaagctcttcacgattaataacttttgaacatatgacgttgaagaatcttgacatttcacaaatggcagtgcgcaatgtcttcttctttcctaAAAACGAGTGCATCAACAAAACTGGTAGCAATTGTTGCATcacaatgtgataatcatgtgacttgagGGCCTTTAGCTGACAATCCTCTAAATTGACACGATGTGTCCAGTTTGCACAATATCCTCTTGGGACTTTCAAATTGCTCAGTGTCAGACAAAACATGTTTCTTTCAGATGTGGACAACGTGAAAGGAGCTTTGGGTAAGAATAACCTGCCGTTTCTTTCTTCAGGCCACATAGACTTTCTTATCTTCATAGCCTGAAGATCCTGacgggcttgtaaaccatccttagtcttatcttttgtatccatgattgttgcaatgaggttctcagtgacatttttctcaacatgcatcacatccagattGTGACGAATGGGCAAATGCTCCCAGTATGGCAAGTCAAAAAGGATTGATCTCTTTGTCCAGGCAGTAATGTTGTTCGGGTCATTCTTAGACTTTTTCTTAGTCTTTCCCACTTGCTTTTCGAAAACGGTttcaatattattcattttacgtAGTACATCTGAACCTTTCATACGCTTCGGagcctttcttttttcctctttcccaTTGAATCTGGTTCTATCAGTCCTAAAGTCATGACCTAATGGCAGGAATCTTCTATGTCCCATAtatgcaaacttctttccatgttcaagccaaaccgattctgtctcctcactacaaatagggcatgcgtactttcctcctgtcctacaaccagaaagatgtccatatgctggaaaatcatgtattgcccatagtaaaattgccctcattgtgaacatattcttACTGTGCGAGTCATATGTCACAGATCCTTCCCACAATTCAAGCAACTCTGCAATCAACGGTTGCAAGTAAATGTCAATGTCATGTCCTGGACCTTTTTTTCCAGGGATCAAAAGTGTTAACATGGTAAACTCCTtccgcatgcataaatgaggcgGGAGATTATACGTAACAATCATAATAGGCCAGCAACTATATGAAttgctcatattcccaaaaggattGAATCCATCCGTTGCAAGTCCTAAACGAACGTTACGTGGCTCCGCAGCAAAATCAGCATACTTTTCATCTACAATATTCCACATAGACGAATCCACTGGATGACgcatgcaaatatcatcttgagccGACTTTGAATGCCATATCATATTCTCTGCAATCTCTGGTATAGTGTAGAGTCTTTTTAACCTCGGCgttaatgggaagtaccttagcacCTTACAAGGTACATGTGGGGGGGTTgaccttacaacactattaaatttccatctgcttgctccacattttggacaacactgcttatcaacatggtccttccagtacaaaatacaatcgttagggcatgcatgtattgtctcataattcatacccaatgaactgatcaacctctttgcattataagtactatctggcaaagagttctcgTTGGGCAAAATTTTCTTGAGCAAGTTTAATAACTCTGTAAAGCTATTGTCTGACCAACGAAACCTAGCTTTCATACTTAGCAACTCCACTATCACAGACAACTTTGTATCCTCCGGTTTACAagatggatataggggttgttttgCATCCTCCATTAACTTCCTATACCGAGCCTTATCGCCTAATTCATCATGAGCTTCAATATCATCTCCATTATTAACCTCATCTATACAtgcatctaactcaatgggttgaaAACGACCGAAAGCATCATTCACCAAATCGACCATTCTGGGCAACACATCTTCATTACGATTATCGACAAATGTACTTGCACCTGTTTCAAGACGTTGTTCCCCATGGAGAAACCACGTCGTGTATGTTTGATCTATGCCACTAAAAACCAAGTGTTTGGAAATGGTTTCTAATGTCATCTTCCCACGTATATTACAACACTTGGCACAAGGACAGCTGTGCCAGTCTtccccatttgaattttgtttcaCGTACTTTAGAAATGTTACAACACCTTCCATGTATTCAACAGTTAACCTTCCTGCCCGCATCCAGTTCTTGCATGGTGTCATGGAAGCCATGTCTGGTAACATATACATGATGTGTTTAAGTTAGATTACGAATGAGTATGTCTATCTAACTGACTAAATCAGTTGCCCATCCAAGACCAAATAGATTGTAacgctttcattttcaaatttaaatacCTACACCAAAATTCCTgcagcatctccccatatctctccagatatattgatcttgtatttgattcccacgtcaggtatcaacacaaagtgaggatatttgacaatggaaataaatgcaagaaacatatccagagagagagagatgatgcatagaaaaggcaagtgcatttgaattgctaaaatgaaagcattacattctatccggcattgaactgtccaaacagggacaatttaaggatttttatgcaCCAAGGAGCACACTGTATCTATGCCTGGCCACATAAAAACCCTTAAATGGGTAATTGATTGTCTTAATCTATATAcaatcacatcaaaatttgtaatctaaatgaacataattcaaaatacaactcatttctaaatgtagaatcaaagcaaaagaacTGGTAACCTGAGTTGTTTTCCTGCAACCAGTCTCACCAGATACCAGCACCACCTGTTCTCCATACATAAACAGATAAACAAAACTCAGAGCATGAAATTGAATAACATTGAATCCTCATTTCACCAGtagtaacaaaaagaaaatgctcaatacaagtgtaacaggtttatcctcctttctttttattaagcatggtgatggggatattattttctaacagatgggtgtaatctagttagtcccatacatgaaagtagacatgaccaaaatctgaaaatccgaatcaatctaacaaaaaccaacaaaatccaaaacccaaaataagattcaaaacaaaccaaaatggaTGCCTAAACTGCAAAAACTACACAAGAAGcatctacatgcatctatcgaCCAGTTACCACCTGTAGTTTCTCCAACAATGCATGACATCGATAAACttctgcttttgatttttctatatagcataaattagaaaagattcaagtgactaaaattttTCTTTGGATGGTAACTGGCCAAGAAAAGCTAAtcacattatatataataaaaattagaaaagattcgAGTGACTAAAATTTTCTCATGGATGGTAACTGTCCAAGAACAGTTTAGCCATTTGTTCCAAATGACATGGATTGACGACTCATCTGAGTTACACATGACTTGTCAGAGTAAACTTGGACCCTAGTTTGGAACCACAAATAATCTATCATGTAGCAGCCAAGGCAGGATCAACTGGTCCGTTTTCAGCATCTATCATGGTCATGTAGCAGCCGAGGCAGGCACACGGCTCAAGCAGTAAAACACTGCAATTATTGCTGGTTGAACTCGCCTCACTCGTGTGTAAGATCAGAAAGCTGACCAGGCTTTCCTTATTGTGTAGATTACATGCATCCAAAAGCAGCCAAAACATGTCAATTTGCTCTTTGCCTTCATTTATATTGTACAACAGGCATCAGCACTACTTGGATCAAATGACGAGTGGGTCTGATATTGCACACGTGTGCCTTGATCACATTTGCAAGGCATCAGCACTGCTGAGATCAAAAGCCGAAAAGCTAGCTTCTCTTtcattcagaatagttatccctcAAAGAAGATGGCGCTAGACTTCATCACGGCCATCCCTGCATCAGCGTTTAATAAAAGCCAGTGGGCCTTTAATAAGGAGCATTCAAGAGAGCTTTGCTATGACTATCCGCATGTCCAAGGTGGTATATCGTAAACCCAGCACAACACCATAGCAAACAGGTGCAATGACCAGGCCATCCATCTACCTAGTGGGTCTGGCCATGTTGATGTTCTCACCTAAGAAACAAATCTAGTCCACTCAGGAAGTGGGCAATGAATTTAGAAAGAAGGAATtgcttagaaaacttcagccaagcttTTCTAATTAGTTGTACTTTTACTTGGAAAATTTCAGCCCATCTGATTAACATGATTATTGGGCCAGGTCATCCATCCACATAGTCGTACTCTTCTCGTGTGGACCGTCTAGATCACACACCGACATGCCATGACACTGCAGCCATTTTGGTTTTTGGCAATCCAAACTGTTTGTGAGGTGGAATAGTCAAAATGTGTCATGTGTTCATCACGTGGTGGGCCATCATCTCATCTATGTAAATCTTCAAATTGATTTTTCCGCCCGCCATGTGACCTATATGAACACGCGTCACATTTCAACAGGTTCACGTTAGAAGTTTCATAACATGAGATTTTTGTAACAAGTGGTTCAGGTAGTTCACGTTGTCACACAAAGGGTCCACCAGACCTGGATGGTCatctatatataaataaataaataaataaaaggaaaaaaaaaaggcaattctAATTGTTAGGTAGGATAGAATGTCAAGTGCAATTAACAGCCCACTCCAGATCACCTTCATTTCAAGTCGATCGACGATCAATATCATTGATCAACAACAGCAAAAGTTTTGCTGTGGGCACTTTGTTTTCGTAGTAAAAGACTATATCAAGAAAGGGTTGGTAGCCGGGCAGCATAACACGGTCGTTCCACCGCTTCCCTCTGGGGCCCACCAGCACAACATCACCTATTTTGTttggtgggtgggtcccacgtagggcccacgatcttatatatatataatataaaatatataatatataatatatataatatataaatataaaatatataacatatatgtgcatgctgacgtccaggccctggacggcctggacagtcacatacatcaaggagggcctcaCACGTGGGGTGTGgacggtggacggtttggataaaacacatgcacggtggtgtggcccactaaagtggatggatgacgtgggtgggtctcatggaccccaccctcAGTCCACACCTTTGTGTTAGCCACTGTACAAGGCACGCATGCCACAGCGTTAAAACGAGGTACCTTTCAACCAGCCTACcactgagctatggatctgggcgtGGATAAACAGGGCCCCACacggatgtgggtcccaccgtctagggtggtggacggttggataaaacacatactctatggtgtggcccatctaaaagggtggacggcgtggatgggtctcatggaccccaccatcacacACTCCACTGTCAGCACACACCCATCGTCAGTACACACCCAccatcagttaacacttcactgttaccagagagagagagcattaccTGTGTTGGTgaagagatcgacaggaagaAAGAGGTGGGAGAGATGTCTGCGGCCGGCGCTGGGAGAGGAAGAGACGGagtgaatgagagggagagagaaaaggggagtCGCTTTAGGCAGATTGCattctgagtaactcagtaccatgcgtactgagtaaaccatgtggggtccaccgttatttatttattttatccactccgttaatgcattttaacagataattttaagtcttgataccaaaatggaagaatatctaaacctcaagtggaccacaccatgggaaacagtttttttgaacctctaccattgaaaaattaatggaggtcacagaagttttggatcaagctgatgtttgttttttctcttcatctatgtatttgtgatcttaagaacaggttggatgacaaataaacatcactgtgggtcctaggaagttttcaacggtgtaaatcattattccacactatttcctgtggtatggtactctagagctttggattgacttaacattttggatcaacccctaaaattagtgggaaaaaaggatggacggtgtggattaaccacatacattcacagtgcaAGTCTCGACCATGAATCAGGTGAAAAAAATATAGACATTCCATTTCACAGAAATAATCCGATAACAAATCACTTACTATTCGCGTGTACATCGAATATATACCATTGGTGATTGTGTTCCTGTAATTTTTCattatataataaattaatgGATAGGATATATAGAATATAGAATTAAATTGATCTAAAAAAATCTGATTAATGGGTCAGATCTAATAATATGTAGGTATATCATCATTTATACAGCGATTCATTTCTTCACTCTCTTCTCATGCGAGTTGTCATGGAATTTCAAATTTAAAGAATGGGAAGGTGATGTGGTTGCCTGACCAACCGTGCTCTGTTAGGGGACGTTGATTATATACACGTACACATTCTCACACGCACGTTTCATACCTTCActtaatcttaaccatccaaaatATCAGATCCAGTAAGAATTAGGTACATCCCATAAATCGATTCGTAGCCATTTGATTAATGGTCATTTCCTATTGAAATGTGActgttggatatccaatcaatattgttttcctatgatgtggtccaccttaggtttatatccctatcatttttttgatcaagccctaaaatgatcggtaaaaatggatgaacataatggatgaaatacatacatcatggtggggcccacatagcacgtaATACTAGCCAACGGgtgggtggcaggggagtagccaat containing:
- the LOC131239007 gene encoding uncharacterized protein LOC131239007 codes for the protein MIVLKEQMENKINECKDMILTIGERLLEVQNQINTPVQPMQCSPGTAGSQVFFRSGDTSSHRDESAPPPPSLLRVEQICHLTDICSRVVARGRLIRDNAGIPSDFIKVILDVVEVPSANVFGDIEKTLADCNVGVLIWPRVLTKT